A window of Candidatus Poribacteria bacterium contains these coding sequences:
- a CDS encoding phytanoyl-CoA dioxygenase family protein, with translation MALTSAQCEFFKLFGYLYLPNLLTEDIEWMTEEHRAIFELKGMVHDGTKRSQIVPFIDQSERLCTLLDHPKVLEVIGSLLGEDFNYVGGDGNYYSGDTGWHSDGAHRVGLYAKFHLYLDPLTRDTGCIRVIPGSHLFGEWRKRIEQVRGSNEALGIDGSDVPCIAVETEPGDVVVFNHNIYHASFGGGCSRRHFDLNVASRAKTDAEIAELDNYLQRDGKPRYYPRSQSVHSELMRQSASPERMYHLEQVIGRETYLSKM, from the coding sequence GTGGCATTGACATCAGCGCAATGTGAATTTTTCAAACTGTTCGGGTATCTCTATCTTCCCAACCTACTCACAGAAGATATTGAGTGGATGACGGAAGAACATCGTGCAATCTTTGAACTGAAGGGCATGGTGCATGATGGGACAAAGCGCTCTCAGATCGTTCCCTTCATCGACCAAAGTGAGCGTCTCTGTACTCTTCTGGACCATCCGAAAGTGCTTGAGGTGATTGGGTCGCTGTTAGGCGAGGATTTCAATTACGTGGGTGGAGATGGGAATTACTATAGCGGGGATACCGGCTGGCATTCCGATGGCGCACACAGGGTTGGGCTTTACGCCAAATTTCATCTCTACCTTGATCCACTCACACGCGATACGGGATGTATCCGTGTGATACCGGGCAGCCACCTATTTGGGGAGTGGCGCAAGCGTATTGAGCAGGTGCGTGGTTCAAATGAAGCGTTGGGAATTGATGGGAGCGATGTGCCGTGCATCGCCGTTGAAACCGAACCGGGTGATGTTGTGGTTTTTAACCACAATATTTACCACGCCTCCTTCGGCGGAGGGTGCAGTCGTCGCCACTTTGACCTCAATGTGGCGAGTAGAGCAAAAACAGACGCGGAGATTGCTGAACTTGATAACTACCTCCAGCGGGATGGCAAGCCACGGTATTATCCAAGGTCTCAGAGTGTTCACTCAGAGCTAATGCGCCAGAGCGCTTCGCCTGAACGAATGTATCATCTGGAACAGGTCATCGGACGCGAAACATATCTCTCGAAAATGTAA
- a CDS encoding class I SAM-dependent methyltransferase, with amino-acid sequence MAQAKNEYDDIAEAYRDSKQLSFRKYLEEYSLFKMLGDVQGKRILDLACGEGFYTRKIKQAGAAEVTGVDISAEMIRLAEEAERNLPLGCKYFNRNVAELEIVESVDVVVAMYLLNYAKTREEPLRFCQVSYNVLRSGGRFVGVNDNVRNPPKGTVSFAKYGFEKEGTSPPAEGDIILYKLVNEGGQQFEFKNFYLAPETYQWAFQTARFPDFEWVDLDLAPAQQGNSFWAEFLSNPPLIGLMASKR; translated from the coding sequence ATGGCCCAGGCGAAAAATGAATATGATGATATCGCTGAAGCCTACAGGGATTCCAAACAGCTGTCATTTCGGAAGTATCTTGAAGAATATTCTCTTTTTAAGATGTTGGGGGATGTTCAAGGGAAGAGGATTCTAGATCTGGCTTGTGGTGAGGGTTTTTACACCCGGAAGATTAAGCAGGCGGGTGCTGCTGAAGTCACAGGCGTCGATATTTCCGCTGAAATGATTCGATTGGCGGAAGAGGCGGAGAGGAATCTGCCTTTAGGCTGCAAATACTTCAATCGAAATGTGGCAGAACTTGAGATAGTTGAATCGGTTGATGTCGTTGTAGCCATGTACCTTTTGAATTACGCCAAAACTAGAGAAGAACCCCTTCGTTTTTGCCAAGTTAGCTATAATGTACTGCGCTCGGGAGGACGGTTTGTTGGGGTCAATGACAACGTTCGGAACCCGCCTAAAGGCACTGTCTCTTTTGCCAAATATGGATTCGAAAAGGAGGGCACTAGTCCTCCCGCGGAGGGAGATATAATCTTATATAAACTTGTCAATGAAGGCGGGCAGCAGTTTGAGTTCAAAAATTTTTACCTCGCGCCAGAGACCTATCAGTGGGCTTTTCAAACTGCCAGATTTCCTGATTTTGAATGGGTCGATCTCGATTTAGCGCCCGCTCAACAGGGCAACTCATTCTGGGCTGAGTTCCTGTCCAACCCTCCCCTAATCGGTCTTATGGCATCTAAACGCTAA
- a CDS encoding D-2-hydroxyacid dehydrogenase, producing the protein MKILVQRPNSDEELNQIIRDAAGDENSVVFANSQEEYVREAADAEILFGGCNEELFKQMSNLKWIQSSSAGMDSTLHPALINSDVILTNAAGLYGSHVADQGFALLLALARGIDQFTRNQDQRKWGGGRPMIEIGGFTIGIVGMGGIGQHMARRAKGFEMHVISVDAYRTDKPDVVDELMPIDQLPDLMSRADVVMIACPLTDETQGLINAENLALMKPSAYFINVARGPIVDEPALIEILKQRKIAAAGLDVTEIEPLPEDSPLWDMDNVILTPHAAGGSQHRPRRTIEFFCDNIRRYKAGEPLKNVVRKTLGF; encoded by the coding sequence ATGAAAATTTTGGTACAAAGACCAAATTCGGATGAAGAATTGAATCAAATCATCCGGGATGCTGCGGGTGATGAAAACAGTGTCGTATTTGCAAACTCGCAAGAAGAGTACGTCAGGGAAGCTGCGGACGCAGAAATCCTTTTTGGCGGCTGTAACGAGGAACTGTTCAAACAGATGTCAAACCTGAAGTGGATTCAGTCCTCTAGCGCAGGGATGGATAGTACGTTGCATCCTGCCCTCATAAATAGCGATGTTATCTTGACAAATGCAGCGGGGTTGTATGGCTCTCACGTCGCCGATCAAGGTTTTGCGCTGCTGCTTGCTCTTGCAAGAGGCATCGACCAATTCACCCGCAATCAAGATCAGCGTAAATGGGGCGGTGGAAGACCTATGATCGAGATTGGTGGCTTCACAATTGGTATCGTTGGTATGGGCGGCATTGGTCAACACATGGCAAGACGCGCCAAAGGATTTGAGATGCACGTCATCTCTGTCGATGCCTACCGCACGGATAAGCCTGATGTCGTTGACGAATTGATGCCGATCGATCAGCTTCCTGATCTCATGAGTCGCGCAGATGTGGTGATGATCGCTTGTCCACTCACAGATGAGACGCAGGGGCTGATTAACGCCGAAAATCTCGCACTGATGAAGCCGAGTGCCTATTTCATCAATGTTGCCCGTGGTCCAATTGTTGACGAACCTGCCCTCATTGAAATTCTCAAACAGAGGAAGATTGCTGCCGCAGGGTTGGATGTCACCGAGATTGAACCGCTTCCGGAGGATAGCCCTTTGTGGGATATGGACAACGTGATCCTCACGCCGCACGCCGCTGGAGGATCACAGCACCGCCCACGCCGTACTATCGAGTTTTTCTGCGACAATATCAGGCGGTATAAGGCGGGTGAACCACTAAAGAATGTGGTTAGGAAAACACTCGGATTTTAG
- a CDS encoding HAD hydrolase-like protein has protein sequence MDQGAAAALRNFQPKHDYFVGIDSDGCAFNSMEVKHNDCFSVNLIKYFGLPAVSRQVHQAWDFVNLYSTTRGCNRFKAILLVCDLLREMPKVQKAGVAIPDFPYLREWSDTETKLGNPTLEAVIENTTGAQREELSQVLEWSLAVNESIAEIVHNLPPFPGVRETLQSLQGRADAIVVSATPNEALKREWAEHNIDQYVAVIAGQEMGSKTEYPSDHILMIGDAPGDLKAARDVGALFFPVNPGYEEESWERLVDVGMDKFFNNEYAGAYEIELIEEFEALLPESPSWK, from the coding sequence ATGGATCAAGGTGCAGCAGCAGCGTTGAGAAACTTCCAACCGAAACATGACTATTTTGTCGGGATTGATTCGGACGGTTGTGCGTTCAATTCGATGGAAGTCAAGCACAACGACTGCTTCAGCGTCAACCTGATTAAGTACTTTGGTCTTCCCGCCGTTTCGCGGCAAGTCCATCAAGCGTGGGATTTTGTGAATCTTTATTCCACAACGCGCGGCTGCAATCGTTTCAAAGCGATCCTCCTTGTCTGTGACCTTCTTCGAGAGATGCCGAAAGTTCAAAAGGCTGGTGTTGCGATTCCAGATTTCCCGTATCTTCGGGAATGGTCAGACACGGAAACCAAACTCGGTAATCCCACACTCGAAGCAGTGATTGAAAACACAACGGGAGCGCAGCGAGAGGAGTTGAGCCAAGTGCTTGAGTGGAGCCTTGCAGTCAATGAGTCTATCGCTGAGATTGTCCACAACTTGCCGCCTTTCCCCGGCGTTCGTGAGACGCTGCAAAGTCTACAGGGACGTGCCGATGCGATTGTCGTGTCAGCAACCCCCAACGAAGCACTCAAACGGGAATGGGCTGAACACAATATCGACCAATATGTTGCGGTAATCGCAGGACAAGAGATGGGATCAAAAACGGAGTATCCATCGGATCACATCCTGATGATTGGCGACGCCCCCGGCGATCTGAAAGCCGCTCGGGACGTTGGTGCGCTGTTTTTTCCGGTCAATCCTGGATACGAAGAAGAATCGTGGGAACGCCTTGTGGATGTAGGAATGGATAAATTCTTCAACAACGAGTATGCCGGAGCGTATGAAATCGAGCTAATTGAGGAGTTTGAGGCATTATTGCCCGAATCACCATCGTGGAAGTGA